TGGTGTTTTCCTGTTTCCGTCTAAGGCGAGAACCTTTGCAGCTATAAAAGCGCCGTAATATCTGTATGCAAGTGCATATACGCTTGCAGCAATTATTACTAATACAAGTCCATTCATCTAAATACCTCCTTATTTATTAATAGAACAAATTTCATTTTAATTTTAAGATGTTTATAAAAAGATTTCATCTATTTCACAATGAGAAGAAGAAAAAAACAGATAAAAAGAAATATATTTGCATGAAAAGAAAATTAGAATATAAAAGTTTAGTTAAAAATACCAATTAAGAGTTTTAGCTTTTTAATTTGAGATTTGCTAACAGTGATCTGTGTTTTTTTATCATCTTCCATAACAAGCCAATAAGTACCTTTAAACCAAGGAATTACTTCAACAATTTTGTTTAAGTTTACTATATAACTTTTTTGTGCTCTGAAAAATGTGTTACTTTTAAGTTTTTCTTCAAGATTTTTTATAGTTCCTTTGTAAATAAAAGTATTATTTTTGGTTTTTATTAATACTTTACCTGAGTAGGCTTTGGCAAACACAATTTCCTCCAAGTCAATAAGTTTTATTCTGTCGTTTTTCTCAACAGCAAGTTTTTCAACTTTTTTTGTCAAAATTTCACCAGTGATTTTAATGGAATTTTCTAAATCTAACTTTTTCTTATAATAGTTTTTTATTTTCTCTAATGTTTTATAAAGTCGCTGTTGGCTTATTGGTTTTAAAAGATAATCAATTGCGCCTATTTCAAAAGCTTCTATTGCATGCGTATCATAAGCAGTTGTAAAAATGACATATGGAAGTTCTCCATTTAAAGATATATCTTTTGCTACATCACATCCGTTTATTTTAGGAATATTTATATCAAGAAATACAATTTCCGGCTTTAATTCCTGTATTAATTTTAATGCAGAAAGACCGTTATCAGCCTCGCCTATAATTTCTATATCCTTATAGTCAGAAAGAAGATATATTAGTTCTTCTCTTGCAGGTTGTTCGTCATCAACAATTATTGCTCTAAATTTAATCATATATTTCATCTCTTTTCAAATTAATTTTTGGAACTTTGTAAAACACCTTTGTTCCAACATTTTGCTGGCTTTCAATATTAAGAGAACATTCGGAACCAAATAGTGTTATAAGTCTTTCGTTTATATTATAAAGACCGATACCGGCACCACTTCCAAATCCTTGTTTTAAAAGTTTTTTTTGCTTTTGTGGTTTTATACCAATACCATTATCTTCTACGTAAAAAAATATATAGGACTCTTCTTCTTTTATTTTAATCAAAATTTTACCTCCTTCAGATTTACATGATATTCCATGTTTAATTGAATTTTCAACAATAGGCTGAAGTATAAAAGAAGGTATTTGATATAATAATACACTTTCATCTATATCTTGTTCTATATGGAGTTTATTTCCAAAACGTGCCTTTTCAATATAAAAATATGCATTTAAATTGTTTAGTTCTTGAGATATAGAAATATATTTTCCAATATTTTTTAAATTATGTCTAAAATACTCACTTAAATTAATTAGTAGTTCTCTTGCTTCATCAGGTTTTGTCCTTATAAAGGATATTACAGTATTTAATGCATTAAACAAAAAATGGGGATTAATCTGTGACTGAAGAGCACTTAATTTTGCTTCAGTAGCTAACTTTCTTTGATATTCAGCATCAGCTATTTCTATTTGATATGACATTAAATGACTGAGACCTTTTGCCAATTCGATTTCTGTATTTGAAATGGTATTGTTTCTGAATTTATTTCCGCCCTTATACAGTTTTAAAGTTCCAATTAATTTGTTGTATTTAAAAAGTGGTACAATAACTGCCGATGTAAGTAAACAGTCTTTATGTGGACATCCGATTCCATCTTTTGTTTTTACAATGTACATTTTATTATTTTTTATGGCTTCTTTAGTTGCTTGTGTGAGTATTGGCATTCCAGATTTATGATGGTCTGAAGCAGTGCCTACATGTGCTAAAATTTCTTTCTTATCGGTAATTGCGACTGCAGAAACATTTGTTGAATCATATATAATTTCGGCTACTTTTTGTGCTGATTCCTTGTTTAATCCCTTTCTTAAATAGGGTAAAGTTTTTGTTGCTATTTCAAGGGCAATTTTTGCTTGCATGGCAGAAATTTTCTCTTTTTCATCGAATACAGATTTTATAATTATTATGAATATGGTTATTCCTGTTGCATTAACTATTATCATTGGTAATCCTATTAATTTTATCAATTCCAGAGCTTTTGAAAAAGGTTTTGCAGTTGCTAAAATAATCAGCATTTGTAAAGCTTCTCCAATAAACCCAACTATAAATGATAATTTCCAAGAAATAAATTTGCTTTTATAGTATTTTCTAATAAGTCCACCTACAAGGCCTTCTAAAATAGTAGATATTCCACAGGGTATTGCTGTGAATCCTCCTAAGAAAATTCTATGAATTCCTGCAATTAAACCAGCTCCTAAACCTACTATAGGTCCTCCTATAAGTCCTGCTACTATAGGACCTACAGCTCTTGTGTTTGCTATAGCACCTTTTATCGGGAGCCCAATATAAGTACCTGAAATACCAATTACTCCAAAAATAATCATAGTTATAAAAAGGTCTTTTTTACTTGCAGGTTTGTCATAAATTATTTTTTTAAAGAATTCAGCTTTTGAGAGTATAAAAGCTAAAAGCGCTATTATGCTAAATCTTTCTGCAAGTCTTAATAATAGTTCCGGCATATAAAACCCACTCCAAACATAAAAAGCTTCTTAATTAAAAAGATATTAGGCTTAATTTTATGTATATAATATTTTGTACTAATATTTATTTTACAACATTATTCTATATCAATCCACAAAAATAGTTTTTTGTATATGTAAATACAAAAAAGAATAAGAAATTTGGCTACTTGTCATATGTTAAAATCTAAGTTTAAATGGTATAATAACAGAAAAATATATTTTCTTGATAAATAAGATAAATAAAAAGAATACAGAGGGAGATGTTTAATGTATAAAATCAATGAAATATTTTTAAGTATACAGGGGGAAAGTATATCACAGGGTTATCCAACCGTTTTTGTTAGATTTACAGGTTGTAATTTAAGATGCTCCTATTGTGATACAAAATATGCATATTATGATGGAACCATCTATAATAAAGATGATGTAATTAAGGAAATCAATAAGTATGGTTATAAAAGAGTTTGCATTACTGGTGGCGAACCCTTACTCCAGCATAATATACAGGATATTATCGATATGCTTAAAGGTTATGAAATGTCAATTGAAACAAACGGCTCAATTGATTTGTCACAATTCAAATTACATAAAAATCATAGATTTGTAATGGACATGAAAGTACCTTCATCAAATTGCAGTGATAAAATGT
This is a stretch of genomic DNA from Aceticella autotrophica. It encodes these proteins:
- a CDS encoding LytR/AlgR family response regulator transcription factor; its protein translation is MIKFRAIIVDDEQPAREELIYLLSDYKDIEIIGEADNGLSALKLIQELKPEIVFLDINIPKINGCDVAKDISLNGELPYVIFTTAYDTHAIEAFEIGAIDYLLKPISQQRLYKTLEKIKNYYKKKLDLENSIKITGEILTKKVEKLAVEKNDRIKLIDLEEIVFAKAYSGKVLIKTKNNTFIYKGTIKNLEEKLKSNTFFRAQKSYIVNLNKIVEVIPWFKGTYWLVMEDDKKTQITVSKSQIKKLKLLIGIFN
- a CDS encoding sensor histidine kinase, producing MPELLLRLAERFSIIALLAFILSKAEFFKKIIYDKPASKKDLFITMIIFGVIGISGTYIGLPIKGAIANTRAVGPIVAGLIGGPIVGLGAGLIAGIHRIFLGGFTAIPCGISTILEGLVGGLIRKYYKSKFISWKLSFIVGFIGEALQMLIILATAKPFSKALELIKLIGLPMIIVNATGITIFIIIIKSVFDEKEKISAMQAKIALEIATKTLPYLRKGLNKESAQKVAEIIYDSTNVSAVAITDKKEILAHVGTASDHHKSGMPILTQATKEAIKNNKMYIVKTKDGIGCPHKDCLLTSAVIVPLFKYNKLIGTLKLYKGGNKFRNNTISNTEIELAKGLSHLMSYQIEIADAEYQRKLATEAKLSALQSQINPHFLFNALNTVISFIRTKPDEARELLINLSEYFRHNLKNIGKYISISQELNNLNAYFYIEKARFGNKLHIEQDIDESVLLYQIPSFILQPIVENSIKHGISCKSEGGKILIKIKEEESYIFFYVEDNGIGIKPQKQKKLLKQGFGSGAGIGLYNINERLITLFGSECSLNIESQQNVGTKVFYKVPKINLKRDEIYD
- a CDS encoding 7-carboxy-7-deazaguanine synthase QueE, whose product is MYKINEIFLSIQGESISQGYPTVFVRFTGCNLRCSYCDTKYAYYDGTIYNKDDVIKEINKYGYKRVCITGGEPLLQHNIQDIIDMLKGYEMSIETNGSIDLSQFKLHKNHRFVMDMKVPSSNCSDKMYFKNFDYLKEEDEIKFVIGDRNDYNWSKEIIKKYYKKGLIIFTPIFDIINIKDIVKWVLDDRLDVRVQVQLQKFIWGKNERGV